One stretch of Micromonospora echinospora DNA includes these proteins:
- a CDS encoding class I SAM-dependent methyltransferase — MSVFDDPGLFGRLWADTYDGPGNPDPAPAVDFLAPLADGGPVLELAVGTGRVALPLAARGLTVEGVEASPEMVAHLRAKPGGADLPVTIGDMADVPVTGPYRLVFLVFNTLFNLVSEERQAACFRNVARVLAPGGAFVIETFVPDPADFDRDEQVQVREVTEDSATIRLHRYDRAAQTFVRQTVTFDASGVHLKPFAMRYAWPEQVDELAERAGLRLAERYADWDRSPFDADSNSHISVYRRR, encoded by the coding sequence ATGTCCGTCTTCGACGATCCCGGCCTGTTCGGCCGGCTCTGGGCCGACACCTACGACGGCCCCGGCAATCCCGACCCGGCCCCGGCCGTCGACTTCCTCGCGCCGCTGGCCGACGGCGGCCCGGTGCTCGAACTGGCAGTCGGCACCGGCCGGGTGGCCCTGCCGCTGGCCGCCCGCGGTCTGACCGTGGAGGGCGTCGAGGCGTCCCCGGAGATGGTCGCGCACCTGCGCGCCAAGCCGGGCGGCGCGGACCTGCCGGTGACCATCGGCGACATGGCGGACGTCCCGGTCACCGGGCCGTACCGTCTGGTCTTCCTGGTGTTCAACACGCTGTTCAACCTGGTGTCCGAGGAACGCCAGGCGGCCTGCTTCCGCAACGTCGCCCGGGTGCTCGCGCCCGGCGGCGCGTTCGTCATCGAGACCTTCGTGCCCGACCCGGCGGACTTCGACCGGGACGAGCAGGTCCAGGTGCGGGAGGTGACCGAGGACTCGGCCACCATCCGCCTGCACCGGTACGACCGGGCGGCGCAGACGTTCGTGCGGCAGACCGTCACGTTCGACGCCTCCGGCGTGCACCTGAAGCCGTTCGCGATGCGCTACGCCTGGCCGGAGCAGGTCGATGAGCTGGCGGAGCGGGCCGGGCTCCGGCTCGCCGAGCGGTACGCCGACTGGGACCGGTCGCCGTTCGACGCGGACAGCAACTCGCACATCTCCGTCTACCGGCGGCGGTAG
- a CDS encoding ATP-binding cassette domain-containing protein — MSVVAAAGLTKRFGEVTALDDVTFTLTGDKIYGLLGRNGAGKTTLMQLITGQNSGTSGDLMLFGERPYENERVLSRVVFIKESQTYPTAYQVRHVLSLAKRLFPNWDEDFAQSLVDDFDLPRKRKVRKLSRGMLSALGVTIGLAARAPLTFFDEPYLGLDAVARQLFYDRLLADYAENPRTVVLSTHLIDEVADLIEHVLLLDRGKLLLDAPSDELRGEVVEASGPAAAVDEFAAAHQALHREQLGGAVRASLRGSFDDAERTRAEKLGIDLAPVSLQQAVVRLTTERTNAR; from the coding sequence ATGAGCGTCGTGGCGGCAGCCGGACTCACGAAGCGGTTCGGCGAGGTGACCGCTCTCGATGACGTCACCTTCACGTTGACGGGCGACAAGATCTATGGGCTTCTCGGCCGCAACGGCGCCGGCAAGACGACGCTGATGCAGCTGATCACCGGCCAGAACAGCGGCACCAGCGGCGACCTCATGCTCTTCGGTGAGCGGCCGTACGAGAACGAGCGGGTGCTGTCGCGGGTGGTCTTCATCAAGGAGAGTCAGACGTACCCGACCGCGTACCAGGTCCGGCACGTGCTGAGCCTGGCCAAGCGGCTGTTCCCCAACTGGGACGAGGACTTCGCGCAGTCCCTGGTGGACGACTTCGACCTGCCGCGCAAGCGCAAGGTACGCAAACTGTCCCGCGGCATGCTGTCCGCGCTGGGCGTGACGATCGGCCTGGCCGCACGCGCGCCGCTGACCTTCTTCGACGAGCCGTACCTCGGTCTCGACGCGGTCGCCCGGCAGCTCTTCTACGACCGGCTGCTCGCCGACTACGCCGAGAACCCGCGCACCGTCGTGCTCTCCACGCACCTCATCGACGAGGTGGCCGACCTGATCGAGCACGTGCTGCTGCTCGACCGCGGCAAGCTGCTGCTCGACGCGCCCAGCGACGAGCTGCGCGGCGAGGTGGTGGAGGCGTCCGGCCCGGCCGCTGCGGTGGACGAGTTCGCCGCCGCGCACCAGGCGCTGCATCGTGAGCAACTCGGCGGCGCAGTCCGCGCGTCGCTGCGCGGGTCGTTCGACGACGCCGAACGGACGCGCGCCGAGAAGCTCGGCATCGACCTGGCGCCGGTGTCGCTCCAACAGGCCGTGGTGCGCCTGACGACGGAAAGGACGAACGCGCGATGA
- a CDS encoding IS110 family transposase, protein MSSMSPDPRRRRVVIGVDTHKHVHVAVALDDIGGRLDARSFPADRGGYEQLLDWAAGFEAKRLIFAIEGTGSYGAGLTSAVRRRGLGVIEVLRTDRRDRRLRGKSDTLDAENAARSVLAGNSTSVPKTNDGIVEMIRQIKVAKDVAVKARTAAMITLKAVLVTASPELREPLQPLSKMALIERCAGLRPGPVTTVLAATKHTLRSIARRWQQLNDEIKTHEAILVELTGQLVPQLVAAFGVGADTAAEMLIVAGDNIDRVRSEPAWARLCGVAPIPASSGMTNRHRLNRGGHRQANAALYRAVIVRMQHHEPTRAYVARRTADGKTKAEIIRCLKRLLAREIWALLRPLRTTTIAT, encoded by the coding sequence ATGTCAAGCATGAGCCCCGACCCGCGTCGACGTCGAGTCGTCATCGGCGTCGACACCCACAAGCACGTCCACGTCGCCGTCGCCCTGGACGACATCGGCGGCCGCCTCGACGCCCGCTCATTCCCCGCCGACCGAGGCGGCTATGAACAGCTGCTCGACTGGGCGGCCGGCTTCGAGGCGAAGAGGCTGATCTTCGCGATCGAGGGCACCGGCTCCTACGGCGCCGGACTGACCTCCGCTGTCCGACGACGGGGCCTCGGAGTCATCGAGGTCCTGCGCACCGACCGCCGCGACCGTCGGCTACGCGGCAAGAGCGACACCCTCGACGCCGAGAACGCCGCTCGCTCGGTGCTGGCCGGTAACTCCACCAGCGTCCCGAAGACCAACGACGGCATCGTGGAGATGATCCGCCAGATCAAGGTCGCCAAAGACGTCGCGGTCAAGGCCCGCACCGCCGCGATGATCACCCTCAAGGCAGTGCTGGTCACCGCCAGCCCCGAGCTACGTGAACCTCTGCAGCCCTTGTCGAAGATGGCCCTGATCGAACGGTGCGCCGGCCTGCGCCCCGGTCCGGTCACCACCGTGCTCGCCGCAACGAAACACACCCTGCGCTCGATCGCCCGCCGCTGGCAACAGCTCAACGACGAGATCAAAACCCACGAAGCGATACTCGTCGAGCTCACCGGCCAGCTCGTGCCGCAGTTGGTCGCCGCGTTCGGCGTCGGCGCCGACACCGCCGCCGAGATGCTCATCGTCGCCGGCGACAACATCGACCGGGTCCGCTCAGAACCCGCCTGGGCGAGGCTCTGCGGCGTCGCACCGATCCCCGCCTCCTCCGGCATGACCAACCGGCACAGACTCAACCGCGGCGGTCACCGCCAAGCCAACGCCGCCCTCTACCGCGCCGTCATCGTCCGCATGCAACACCACGAACCCACCCGCGCCTACGTCGCCCGCCGCACCGCAGACGGCAAGACCAAAGCTGAGATCATCCGCTGCCTGAAACGACTCCTCGCCCGCGAGATCTGGGCCCTGCTCCGCCCTCTCCGCACGACCACCATCGCCACTTGA
- a CDS encoding NUDIX domain-containing protein translates to MSTWTGLASEASSDGSGKARIVTGLLCDGDRILLCHRSPLRRVLPDVWDLPGGHVEPGEPPRVALARELREELGVDVAVPSGPPVHEVHADTFSMRIWLVEAWTGYPANLAPEEHDAIGWFTEDALGALPLAHASYPALFRRVLAERRA, encoded by the coding sequence GTGTCCACGTGGACCGGCCTCGCATCGGAGGCCTCGTCGGACGGCTCTGGCAAGGCACGCATCGTCACCGGGTTGCTGTGCGACGGCGACCGGATACTCCTGTGCCACCGCTCTCCCCTGCGTCGTGTGCTGCCCGACGTCTGGGACCTGCCCGGCGGGCACGTCGAGCCCGGGGAACCGCCCCGTGTCGCACTTGCTCGTGAGCTCCGAGAGGAACTGGGCGTCGACGTGGCGGTGCCGTCGGGTCCGCCCGTGCACGAGGTTCACGCCGACACGTTCTCCATGCGGATCTGGCTGGTCGAAGCGTGGACGGGGTATCCGGCCAACCTCGCGCCGGAGGAACACGACGCCATCGGCTGGTTCACCGAAGACGCGCTCGGAGCGCTACCGCTGGCTCATGCCAGCTACCCCGCCCTGTTCCGCAGGGTCCTTGCCGAGCGTCGCGCCTGA
- a CDS encoding HAD domain-containing protein, protein MSRGLPLLLLDVDGVLNPFGADRCPPGYEEFDFFPDEEPVRLCRAHVAWLRELGDRFEMAWATGWGAEANQLLAPVLQLPQLPVIGFPPIPFEPREKVPAIASYVGSRPAVWIDDALTPEAHAWAEGRKAPTLLVDVDPAEGLTQAAVLRVLLWAEDLTGASGVGDSSPLQR, encoded by the coding sequence ATGTCACGCGGTCTGCCTCTTCTCCTGCTGGACGTCGACGGGGTTCTGAACCCGTTCGGGGCCGACCGGTGTCCACCTGGCTACGAGGAGTTCGACTTCTTCCCTGACGAGGAGCCGGTACGACTGTGCCGCGCTCACGTGGCCTGGCTTCGGGAACTGGGTGACCGGTTCGAGATGGCTTGGGCAACCGGGTGGGGTGCCGAGGCGAACCAACTTCTCGCGCCGGTGCTACAGCTTCCACAGCTACCCGTGATCGGCTTTCCTCCGATCCCGTTCGAGCCACGGGAGAAGGTGCCTGCCATCGCCAGCTATGTCGGCTCACGACCTGCGGTGTGGATCGACGATGCGTTGACGCCGGAGGCGCATGCCTGGGCCGAGGGCCGCAAGGCACCGACGCTGTTGGTCGATGTCGATCCGGCAGAGGGGCTGACTCAAGCCGCAGTCCTCCGGGTGCTTCTTTGGGCTGAGGACTTGACAGGCGCGAGCGGAGTTGGTGACAGCAGCCCGCTTCAACGTTGA
- a CDS encoding IS3 family transposase, producing the protein MENFWSTLKIELVYRTSWRTRDEAENAIFAYIDGWYNTRRIQKELGYLSPNEYETAWHSHRTEPAEPPIATPAPAGSR; encoded by the coding sequence ATGGAGAACTTCTGGTCGACGTTGAAGATCGAACTCGTCTACCGCACCTCATGGCGGACCCGTGACGAGGCCGAGAACGCGATCTTCGCCTACATCGACGGCTGGTACAACACCCGCCGCATCCAGAAGGAACTGGGCTACCTCAGCCCAAACGAGTACGAGACCGCCTGGCACAGCCACCGAACCGAGCCAGCCGAGCCACCTATCGCCACCCCTGCACCAGCCGGCAGCAGGTAA
- a CDS encoding IS3 family transposase — protein sequence MRFIHEHRDQFAVALLLRVLNIGASTYYAWVKQVEQPCDRDVVDLGLVSNIHEIWETSGRTYGADRVHRQLRRDGIRVGRKRVERLMAQQGWQGAFLRRGWRGGSTRQDPRHTPAPDLVNRQFTADGPNRLWVADATRIPCGEGVFWLAAVRDAFSRRIVGWKTSDRCDTDLILAALEYGIWSRDVRDGQLIHHSDRGSNYTSFRFAERLQDNGILPLMGSVGDSYDCETLRRRQAA from the coding sequence ATGAGGTTCATCCACGAACACCGTGACCAGTTCGCGGTCGCGCTCCTGCTACGGGTCCTGAACATCGGCGCCTCGACCTACTACGCGTGGGTGAAGCAGGTCGAGCAGCCCTGCGACCGCGACGTGGTCGACCTGGGTCTGGTCTCCAACATCCACGAGATCTGGGAGACATCGGGGCGCACCTACGGCGCGGACCGGGTCCACCGGCAGCTACGCCGTGACGGCATCCGCGTGGGCCGTAAGCGGGTCGAGCGGTTGATGGCGCAGCAGGGCTGGCAGGGGGCGTTTCTGCGTCGAGGCTGGCGCGGCGGCTCCACGCGCCAGGATCCCCGGCACACGCCGGCGCCGGATCTGGTCAACCGGCAGTTCACCGCCGACGGGCCGAACCGGCTCTGGGTCGCCGACGCCACCCGCATCCCCTGCGGTGAGGGCGTGTTCTGGTTGGCTGCGGTCCGCGATGCGTTCTCCCGCCGGATCGTTGGGTGGAAGACCTCCGACCGCTGCGACACCGACCTGATCCTCGCCGCCCTCGAATACGGCATCTGGTCGCGCGACGTCCGCGACGGCCAGTTGATCCACCACTCAGATCGCGGGTCGAACTACACGTCGTTTCGCTTCGCGGAACGCTTACAGGACAACGGGATCCTGCCCTTGATGGGATCCGTCGGCGACTCCTACGACTGTGAGACTTTGAGGCGCCGTCAGGCGGCCTGA
- a CDS encoding GNAT family N-acetyltransferase produces MTVTVAAMDDSHADAVLEIYRLGIAEGNATFETEPPDWARFTATRLPGHRWVALDEAGDVLGWVACSAVSDRCVYAGVVEHSVYVHPRGRGRGVGRALLEALIASTEAAGIWTIQSGVFPENTASLALHATCGFRVVGTRERVGRHHGLWRDVTLLERRSPRVT; encoded by the coding sequence ATGACCGTCACCGTCGCCGCCATGGACGACTCGCACGCCGACGCCGTGCTGGAGATCTACCGTCTGGGAATCGCCGAGGGCAACGCCACGTTCGAGACCGAACCGCCGGACTGGGCGCGGTTCACCGCCACCCGTCTGCCCGGCCACCGCTGGGTGGCGCTCGACGAGGCCGGCGACGTGCTCGGCTGGGTGGCCTGCTCGGCGGTCTCCGACCGCTGCGTCTACGCCGGGGTGGTCGAGCACTCCGTCTACGTGCATCCGCGCGGGCGTGGGCGCGGGGTCGGCCGGGCGCTGCTGGAGGCGTTGATCGCCTCGACCGAGGCGGCCGGGATCTGGACCATCCAGTCCGGCGTGTTCCCGGAGAACACCGCGAGCCTGGCGCTGCACGCGACGTGCGGCTTCCGCGTGGTCGGCACCCGGGAACGGGTCGGCCGCCACCACGGCCTCTGGCGCGACGTGACTCTGCTCGAACGCCGCAGCCCGCGCGTCACCTGA
- a CDS encoding DinB family protein: MDQSDLTTFVDRDLQGARFTRSTLAGAVMRGVDVRGLDIDAPWLTDGALLVNGVDVVPLVEAELNRRFPGRELRHAEDPDGLRAAWAALERAWAAAVDRVVSMPDGAADISIDGEWSFAQTLRHLAFATDAWLGKAILRLPQPFHPLGQPHAEYETDGLDMSIFPAARPSLAQVLDLRAERQAMVREFLTGVTPELLAEPRPTAWSPGHEKPVLHCLHVIFDEEWEHLRFAVRDLDAQE, translated from the coding sequence GTGGACCAGAGTGACCTCACGACGTTCGTGGACAGGGACCTGCAAGGCGCGCGCTTCACCAGGTCGACGCTGGCCGGCGCGGTGATGCGCGGCGTCGACGTGCGCGGGCTCGACATCGACGCGCCGTGGCTCACCGACGGCGCGCTGCTGGTCAACGGTGTCGACGTCGTGCCGCTCGTCGAGGCCGAACTCAACCGGCGGTTCCCCGGGCGCGAGCTGAGGCATGCCGAGGATCCCGACGGCCTGCGCGCGGCGTGGGCGGCGCTCGAACGAGCCTGGGCGGCCGCGGTCGACCGGGTCGTGTCCATGCCCGACGGCGCCGCCGACATCTCGATCGACGGCGAGTGGTCGTTCGCGCAGACCCTGCGCCACCTCGCGTTCGCCACCGACGCCTGGCTCGGCAAGGCGATCCTGCGACTGCCGCAGCCCTTCCATCCGCTCGGGCAGCCACACGCCGAGTACGAGACGGACGGACTCGACATGTCGATCTTCCCCGCGGCGCGTCCGAGTCTCGCCCAGGTGCTCGATCTGCGGGCCGAGCGGCAGGCCATGGTGCGGGAATTCCTCACGGGCGTCACTCCAGAGCTGCTCGCCGAGCCTCGACCGACAGCGTGGTCACCCGGACACGAGAAGCCGGTCCTGCACTGCCTCCACGTCATCTTCGACGAGGAGTGGGAACACCTCCGCTTCGCAGTGCGCGACCTGGACGCGCAGGAGTAG
- a CDS encoding SanA/YdcF family protein has protein sequence MRGLTARWRAWRGDHRQAVRLVRRLLVLATAAVVLLGAATVASVTWVRGAAEGRLFDAADVPETPVALVLGTKVEPDGTPAPFLAGRLEIARQLYAAGKVQVLLLSGDHMDWDYDEPDAMRRWLVDRGVPAEKTVLDHAGFDTYDSCVRAHRVFGVRRATVVTQSFHLPRAVALCRDAGIEAVGVGDDTARRYADQWRISSTREHAACVKAAVDVLSGRDPVHLGRRETGVDDALRA, from the coding sequence ATGCGAGGGCTGACGGCGCGATGGCGGGCCTGGCGGGGCGACCATCGGCAGGCCGTACGCCTGGTCCGCCGGCTGCTGGTGCTCGCCACGGCCGCCGTGGTCCTGCTGGGCGCCGCCACCGTCGCCAGCGTGACCTGGGTCCGCGGCGCCGCCGAGGGTCGCCTGTTCGACGCCGCGGACGTGCCCGAGACGCCGGTGGCGCTGGTGCTGGGCACCAAGGTGGAGCCGGACGGCACCCCGGCGCCGTTCCTGGCCGGCCGGCTGGAGATCGCCCGCCAGTTGTACGCCGCCGGCAAGGTCCAGGTGCTCCTGCTCTCCGGCGACCACATGGACTGGGACTACGACGAGCCGGACGCGATGCGGCGCTGGCTCGTCGACCGGGGCGTCCCGGCGGAGAAGACGGTGCTGGACCACGCCGGCTTCGACACGTACGACTCGTGCGTCCGCGCGCACCGCGTCTTCGGAGTCCGGCGGGCCACAGTGGTCACCCAGTCGTTCCACCTGCCGCGCGCGGTGGCGCTGTGCCGGGACGCCGGCATCGAGGCCGTCGGCGTCGGCGACGACACCGCCCGCCGGTACGCCGACCAGTGGCGGATCAGCTCCACCCGGGAGCACGCCGCCTGCGTCAAGGCCGCCGTGGACGTGCTCAGCGGGCGTGATCCGGTGCACCTCGGCCGCCGGGAGACCGGTGTGGACGACGCGCTACGGGCGTAA
- a CDS encoding (deoxy)nucleoside triphosphate pyrophosphohydrolase: protein MRTERISGNGQADRREPRVVVGAAIIEGGRVLACERSAPPEVAGRWEFPGGKVEPGEAETDALARECAEELGVRVVVGARVGRDVRMAHGRSVLRVYAARLLHGDQPKALEHADLRWLSAAELDSVDWLPADVPIVAALRPLLAAD, encoded by the coding sequence GTGCGGACCGAACGGATTAGCGGGAACGGGCAGGCCGACCGGCGGGAGCCGAGGGTGGTCGTCGGAGCCGCGATCATCGAGGGCGGCCGGGTGCTGGCGTGCGAGCGCTCCGCGCCCCCCGAGGTGGCGGGCCGGTGGGAGTTCCCCGGCGGAAAGGTCGAGCCGGGTGAGGCCGAGACCGACGCGCTGGCCCGCGAGTGCGCCGAGGAGCTGGGCGTACGGGTGGTTGTCGGCGCCCGCGTCGGTCGCGACGTACGGATGGCTCATGGCCGGTCCGTGCTGCGCGTCTACGCCGCCCGGCTGCTCCACGGCGACCAGCCGAAGGCCCTGGAACACGCGGACCTGCGCTGGCTCTCCGCCGCCGAGCTGGACAGCGTCGACTGGCTGCCGGCCGACGTGCCGATCGTGGCCGCGCTGCGCCCGCTGCTCGCCGCCGACTGA
- a CDS encoding succinate dehydrogenase/fumarate reductase iron-sulfur subunit, with amino-acid sequence MGNKRQFRIWRGDETGGDLKDYTVEVNEGEVVLDVIHRLQATEAPDLACRWNCKAGKCGSCSMEINGKPRLGCMTRMSTFEEAETVTVTPLRTFPVIRDLVTDVSFNYEKARETPAFAPPADVAPGDYRMQQVDVERSQEFRKCIECFLCQNVCHVIRDHEENKPAFSGPRFFIRAAELDMHPLDARTDRREYAQSDMGLGFCNITKCCTEVCPEHIKITDNGIIPMKERVVDRRYDPLVWLGNKIFRRGQVPQTSATSGHSSGAVTSGGAHGGAHAHSGGTHSHGGVHSHAGGSHDSAAERQAQQGVNWHREVPHPTAPAVDANGKLPLTELTFNRAAAPSPFGDDVTFPLPPEHLNFAHPQQDEPKH; translated from the coding sequence ATGGGAAACAAGCGCCAGTTCCGCATCTGGCGGGGCGACGAGACCGGCGGCGACCTGAAGGACTACACGGTCGAGGTCAACGAGGGTGAGGTGGTCCTCGACGTGATCCACCGGCTCCAGGCCACCGAGGCGCCCGACCTGGCGTGCCGGTGGAACTGCAAGGCCGGCAAGTGCGGCTCCTGCTCCATGGAGATCAACGGCAAGCCGCGGCTGGGCTGCATGACCCGGATGTCGACGTTCGAGGAGGCCGAGACCGTCACGGTGACCCCGCTGCGTACGTTCCCGGTGATCCGGGACCTGGTCACCGACGTCTCGTTCAACTACGAGAAGGCCCGGGAGACCCCGGCGTTCGCGCCGCCGGCCGACGTGGCGCCCGGCGACTACCGGATGCAGCAGGTCGACGTGGAGCGCTCGCAGGAGTTCCGCAAGTGCATCGAGTGCTTCCTGTGCCAGAACGTCTGCCACGTGATCCGTGACCACGAGGAGAACAAGCCGGCGTTCTCCGGCCCCCGGTTCTTCATCCGGGCGGCCGAGCTGGACATGCACCCGCTGGACGCCCGTACCGACCGCCGGGAGTACGCGCAGTCCGACATGGGACTCGGCTTCTGCAACATCACCAAGTGCTGCACCGAGGTCTGCCCCGAGCACATCAAGATCACCGACAACGGGATCATCCCCATGAAGGAACGGGTCGTCGACCGCAGGTACGATCCCCTTGTGTGGCTCGGTAACAAGATCTTCCGGAGGGGTCAGGTGCCTCAGACCAGCGCGACCAGCGGGCATTCCAGCGGTGCCGTCACGTCCGGAGGGGCGCACGGCGGGGCGCACGCGCACTCCGGCGGGACGCACTCGCACGGCGGGGTGCACTCGCACGCGGGCGGCTCGCACGACAGCGCCGCCGAGCGGCAGGCCCAGCAGGGCGTCAACTGGCACCGCGAGGTGCCGCACCCGACCGCCCCGGCGGTGGACGCCAACGGCAAGCTGCCGCTGACCGAGCTGACGTTCAACCGGGCCGCCGCGCCGTCGCCGTTCGGCGACGACGTGACGTTCCCGCTGCCCCCGGAGCACCTCAACTTCGCTCACCCGCAGCAGGACGAGCCGAAGCACTGA
- a CDS encoding 4a-hydroxytetrahydrobiopterin dehydratase: MRVLFSGRAKHDYLSDALALLSGWTREGEQIRRTIVLDDTQHAALTERVAVVADALRLRPEISRRADRTQIRLGHGDGEPLTEGEVLLAARIEDAVRAVTET, encoded by the coding sequence ATGCGCGTGCTGTTCAGCGGCCGTGCGAAGCACGACTACCTCAGCGACGCACTGGCCCTGCTGTCCGGATGGACGCGCGAGGGCGAACAGATCCGCCGCACGATCGTTCTCGACGACACCCAGCACGCCGCGCTCACCGAGCGGGTCGCGGTGGTCGCCGACGCGCTGCGGCTGCGCCCGGAGATCAGCCGCCGGGCCGATCGTACCCAGATCCGGCTGGGCCACGGCGACGGCGAGCCGCTCACCGAGGGTGAGGTGCTGCTCGCGGCACGCATCGAGGACGCGGTCCGCGCGGTCACCGAGACCTGA
- a CDS encoding GntR family transcriptional regulator: MDDGRPIFVQIAEMIENSIIDGTYAEETQVPSTNELAAFHRINPATAAKGINRLVDDGLLYKRRGIGMFVATGAVETLRERRRREFSDQYVRPLIEEARKLGIGTEELKKLIDTGEEQR, translated from the coding sequence ATGGATGACGGCCGGCCGATCTTCGTCCAGATCGCGGAGATGATCGAAAACTCGATCATCGACGGGACGTACGCGGAGGAGACCCAGGTGCCGTCGACGAACGAGCTGGCGGCGTTCCACCGGATCAACCCGGCGACCGCCGCCAAGGGGATCAACCGCCTGGTCGATGACGGGCTTCTCTACAAGCGCAGGGGGATCGGAATGTTCGTGGCAACGGGCGCCGTCGAAACACTCCGGGAACGCCGCCGGCGCGAGTTCTCCGACCAGTACGTGCGGCCCCTCATCGAGGAGGCACGCAAGTTGGGCATCGGCACCGAGGAGCTGAAGAAGCTCATCGACACAGGGGAGGAACAGCGATGA
- a CDS encoding ABC transporter permease, which translates to MTRILDVARMHTIAWVSQLAWPWAIMAISLGVNLLIFASIDEASPGKNTTGGLASIYIVCSIVAAASISQAFPFALGMSVTRRTFYLATVLVNVVQAVVYGVLLYLLNLIEGATGGFGIQLRFFRIPYVDVDNGLLQIAVYAVPFLFLNFVSVFVAVWYVRFGMNGLFGAGAALILVTGLLVALITWQGWFGDIWQWLSSQHQVSLLVGWPALIAAVAALGGMAAIRRANA; encoded by the coding sequence ATGACTCGTATCCTCGACGTCGCCCGGATGCACACCATCGCCTGGGTCAGCCAGTTGGCCTGGCCATGGGCCATCATGGCCATCTCGCTCGGCGTCAACCTGCTGATCTTCGCCTCGATCGACGAGGCCTCGCCGGGCAAGAACACCACGGGCGGTCTGGCCAGTATCTACATCGTCTGCTCGATCGTCGCCGCCGCCTCGATCAGCCAGGCGTTCCCGTTCGCGCTCGGCATGAGCGTCACCCGGCGCACCTTCTACCTCGCCACGGTGCTCGTCAACGTGGTGCAGGCGGTCGTCTACGGCGTCCTGCTCTACCTGCTCAACCTGATCGAGGGCGCCACCGGCGGCTTCGGGATCCAGCTGCGGTTCTTCCGGATCCCGTACGTCGACGTCGACAACGGGCTGCTGCAGATCGCCGTCTACGCGGTGCCGTTCCTGTTCCTGAACTTCGTCTCCGTCTTCGTCGCCGTCTGGTACGTCCGGTTCGGCATGAACGGCCTGTTCGGGGCCGGCGCGGCCCTGATCCTGGTGACCGGCCTGCTCGTCGCGTTGATCACCTGGCAGGGATGGTTCGGTGACATCTGGCAGTGGCTGAGCAGCCAGCACCAGGTCAGCCTGCTGGTGGGGTGGCCCGCCCTGATCGCCGCGGTGGCCGCCCTCGGGGGGATGGCGGCCATCCGCCGGGCCAACGCCTGA
- a CDS encoding PH domain-containing protein, translated as MSGPTYDRKEQFQQIQSGLLPGEQIIAVYDAVGTGTGFIGLTDRRVIIQDRSFVGKRYAITSIPYSKITSVSVVSNKSWGGSFFSTGSIAVHVGTHTYEVEFRGAEKSHHVHNVILHHIS; from the coding sequence ATGTCTGGCCCCACGTACGACCGCAAGGAACAGTTCCAGCAGATCCAGAGCGGGCTGCTGCCCGGTGAGCAGATCATCGCCGTCTACGACGCGGTGGGCACCGGCACCGGCTTCATCGGCCTGACCGACCGGCGGGTGATCATCCAGGACCGCTCCTTCGTCGGCAAGCGGTACGCGATCACCAGCATCCCGTACTCGAAGATCACCAGCGTGAGCGTGGTGAGCAACAAGTCCTGGGGCGGCTCGTTCTTCTCCACCGGGTCGATCGCTGTGCACGTCGGCACGCACACCTACGAGGTGGAGTTCCGGGGCGCGGAGAAGAGCCACCACGTGCACAACGTGATCCTGCACCACATCTCCTGA
- a CDS encoding transposase, whose translation MELLDHGLMAVGRKLSVAAPKKYPDELRQRAVRLYRESDPKPVIRRLAEQLGVHHEALRNWIRQAEADADERHDRPTSEMAEENRRLRREVAELRRANEILKAASAYFAAELDPTRRRS comes from the coding sequence ATGGAGCTTCTTGATCATGGTCTGATGGCCGTGGGGAGGAAGTTGTCCGTGGCAGCACCGAAGAAGTACCCCGATGAGCTACGTCAGCGCGCTGTGCGTTTGTACCGCGAGTCGGATCCGAAGCCGGTGATCCGGCGCCTGGCCGAGCAGCTTGGTGTGCATCACGAGGCGTTGCGGAACTGGATCCGCCAAGCCGAGGCCGACGCCGACGAGCGTCACGACCGGCCGACCAGCGAGATGGCGGAGGAGAACCGCCGGCTGCGCAGGGAGGTCGCCGAGTTGCGGCGGGCGAACGAGATCCTGAAGGCCGCGAGCGCGTATTTCGCGGCGGAGCTCGACCCGACCCGGCGACGGTCATGA